The window GAAACACACCCTCTGCTAGCAGTTTGCTGGCATCAAAGCAGAAACTCTTCCCATCATCAAACGTGATATCGAGGCGGAAGCTCTCAAGCGGACGGACAGATTGAACACGATGCAAGTTCATGGGACTCAGGGCAAAGGTTCAATTTGAGGCAGCGGCTTCATTTCGACCGCGAGCTGCCAAACAGTCTGCAGATCAACTTTATGAAGGTCAATCCATTCTTTCATGAGCCTGGAGGCCCTCTGCTGCCAGTAAGAATAGAGCTATAACAATAAGAGAAACCTTCGCATACCGATCCATTTCTTGCTCTCCTAATTGAACTGAATCAACAGATTCCCCGGCCCGCTCTTTGCTTCAAAGAAGTGCGCCGCATTATTGCCGACATTGCAGCCGGCAGGTCCACTGATGCTTTCCGAAACGCCGGGGCCGCCGGTGTCGGCTACAATCACAGGAATTCCGCCGCTGCAGCTCACGCGATCAATTACGGCATCGATTCCTGCACTGGGCGTGACTGTAAATGTCCACGGATTCGTTGAGCAGCCAATTGCATAAATCGGAGACAAAGCCCCGCCTCCCGGGCTCAATCCTGTGGTAGCGCTATCTCCCGGTGAAAAATATCGGACATAGGGCGAAGTGCACGGAATATATTCGCGATAGATGCCAAAGAAGATAAAGCCACGGAGCAGGTTGTCGCTGGCCCGTTTTGTTCCGAAATCGTACGGACCGTGGTCATCGTGAGTGCAGGCGCCGGCGTTGAGCACAAGCAGCAACAGCGCGCTTGGATAATTGATTGGCGTCTTCATTCGATTCGATGCACGCCGCGACGGCGCAGCTCCTCATTGACTTTTGTCCGGTAGGCCAGCAGATTCTCAATGCTGAGTTCGAAAATCTCCTCGGGTATGCCATACTCCGGATCGTTGTTCAAGCGACTGGTCTCGGCAATCACCAGTGCGCTGGCAAGGTAGCGGCGCAGCGCCTTCAATTCGTCGATATTCATCGCCGGCAGCGACTGCTCCTGCCATCCTTCTGCCGTTTGCAGCCCGCAAAAACCAAATTGGGCGATGGCTTCTTCCGCAGCTTGCTGCTCATCGGCAGTCATTGCATCGAGATTGTCCGGCGCAGACTGCGGCGGCGTCGGCGGCAGGTACGGAATCCAGAGACGCCGGCTACTGGTTGGATAGGCTGGAAAGGATTCCTCATTCTTATTTGGCTCGATCCCCTGGTCGACAATCCCGATACAGCCAGAGAGCAATACGCTCCAGGCTACAATCGACGCCGTAAACAGGACTCTCCGGGGGGGGGGGGCATAGCCCATTGTAAAATAGCCGTCTTTAGCAGTTCAATCGGTCTTTGTTATGATCGCACGCAGTCCGTTGCGAAGCGCCGAGCCTCTGGTCCGCGCCAGTCTGAATTTGAAGCTCAATGCTGTCTTTCATGCCGCAGAGGACGAGTACCGGCGCGATCGCAGGAATCGATTGACTTTGCCAATTATAGTTGGCAAAGTGCTTCGTGCCACTGAGCGGTCGCCAGATGCTCGCCCTCTACAAGAGAGCGGGCTGGAGCATCCTGCGGCAGCGGGGCAGTCATGTGGTCGTAGGTAAAGGAGTAGAGCGCGAAACCATTCCGATGCATAAAGAGCTAAAGCGGGGACTGGAACGCGCCTTGCTGAAGCGTCTCGAATCATCAAGCGGAAAGTAATTTATGGTTTATCATTTCAAAACTCGCCGCAGCAAAGACGGCTTCTGGGCCGAATGCATTGAGCTGGAAGGGTGCCGCACTCAGGCAAATTCGCGTGAAGTACTGGAGCGCAATGCAAAAGAGGCGCTGGATCTGTACTTAAATGAGGCGGATGACTCCAGAATCCTATTCGCGGCGCCACGCCGGCGGCTTGCAGGACGTAACATCTTTGCGGTTGCGGTCGATCCTAAGATCGCCTTCGCCCAGGCCCTGCGCCAAACACGAATTCGGAGGGGGCTCAGCCAGAAGCAGGCGGCCAGAATGCTCGGGATGAAAAATCTCTATAGCTACCAGCGTCTGGAATCGCCTCGAAAAGCGAACCCCGCTCTGCTGACGCTTGCACGAGTAAAAGAAGTTTTCCCCGAAATTTCTCTGGACCACGTTGTCTGACGCCACGGGCTACAGAGGCCACGACCAGCGAGCCAGGTACATCTGGAGTTCGCCCGCAGCGGCCCTCAGCTGCGACCCTGACCGGCTTCTCTTGCGCCCACCAGGATAGCCATATTGCCATGGGGGTGCTTGTTTTCGCGCATCAACTGGTGGCATTCGCCGGTCTCTTCCCACTTGAAGGTGCGCGAAAGACAGGGATCGACTTTCTTCTGTAAAACCAGATCATTGAGACCCTTACAGTTTTCGTCGTTGGCAAAGTGCGATCCCTGCAAACGCTTCTGACGCATCCAGAGGTAGCGCAGGTCGGCGGTGGCGTTGAAGCCGCTGGTGCCGGCGCAGATCACCACCATGCCGCCCGTTTCGCAGACAAATACAGAGGTGGGAATGGTGCTTTCGCCCGGATGTTCAAAGACAATGCGCGGATTGTTACCCTTGCCGGCAATCTCCCAGATGGCTTTGCCAAACTCGCGCGCCGCTTTGGTCCATTCGACAAAGACCTCCGGCTTGTTGATGTCGCTGGTCAGTGCGCCCCAGTGTTTGAATTTGTTGCGATTGATGCAACCAGCCGCGCCCAGGCGCTTGCAGTATTCGATTTTGTCGTCGGAGCTGACCACTGCAATGGGAATGCCGCCGGCGGCTTTGACAATCTGAATGGCCATAACGCCCAGCCCGCCGGCGCCGCCCCAGATCAAAACCACGTCGCCTGGTTGCACCGAGTTTGGCTGCCAGTGGTGCAGCATGCGGTAGGCGGTAGCGCCGACCAGCATGTAGGCCGCTGATTCTTCCCATGAAAGGTGTCTGGGACGCGGCAGACACTGGTGGCCCTGCACCTTGCAAAATTGTGCAAAGGATCCCCAGTTGGTCTCGTAGCCCCAGATCAATTGCGATGGCGCCAGCATTGGATCTTTGCCGGCCTTTACCCATGGATCATTGCGATCCCAGATTCCGCAGTGGACGACCACCTCGTCGCCGACCTTAACGCTTTTGACATCGGCGCCAATCTTATAAACGATTCCGGAAGCGTCCGAACCGCCAATGTGGAATTCTTCCTTCTCGCCCTTCTTGTTGCGCGCGCCAATGACATCGACGGGATAGCCCATAGCCGCCCAGACGTTGTTGTAGTTTACGCCGGCGGCCATCACCGCCACCAGCACTTCGTCGGCGGCGATCTCCGGCACATCGATCAATTCTTGCTGAAAGGCCTTGACTGGCTCGCCGTAGCGGCTGGGCCGAATCAACTGCGCGTGCATCTTTTGCGGCGCCTCGCCAGGAGGGGGGAGAGTTCCAATGGGTACGCTTTCAATCGCCATGGGTGCGCAGGATTTGAGGCCGGGCCTGGAGCGAAATCAAAAAAGCGACGGGGATGGCTGCTGACGATTTGCCCGGCAGCGCCGGGGAGTGTAAACTACAACTATCACTGACCAAATACAGCGGGAGTCATCGGCGAACAATTTTCAAGCGCCGGATCATCGTTGGCTCCAGCGTCGCAGGCCTGAAAGAGCTGTCGTTTGGCGCTCGTCAATGCGGAATCTATTCCAGCCTCCGCTGACGACAGCGCTATTCCCTGGCGACAGCTGGAATTGGCCGCAAAGCGCTTGAGCCAGAGGGCCCCGGTTTGAAAAAGGCGAAGTTCGTTGTTGCTAAGCAGATTACCCTGCGGGCCAGCGGCGAATCCTGCAATGCTGCAGTCCGTTACTGTCGCAAAATTGATGTTGGCAGTATAGGCGCTTCTGCTCGCCCCCATTCTGGCAAACAACGGAAAATTCGGAGCAGTAAGGCTGGAAATGAAAGCGCTTTCGTTTGCGGCGTCCCCGGCGCAGAATAAATACTGATTGGCAACGGACGTAAATGACTCATTCAATCCAGCCATTTCCGCGGCAGTCCAGATCGCGCTGCCATCGCAATACTGCCGGGTCATCCCGGTGCAAAAGTAGATGGAGGTTCCGGCCAGCGATTCGTGATCGACGCGAATGACACAGGACCCTCGATTCCAGTATGCTTCGATGGCCAGCTGCTGCCAGAGGAGCGTACCCGTAACGCTGCCTTCAATATCTGGAGATTCGATTGCCAGACACCCGGAACTCTCCAGGCCCACAATGACTACCAGGCAAAGGCCCAGGCGAATTGCCATTGTGTTCCTCGGTAAAAATCGTCGCGGTTCGATTGCTCCTGTCGCAGCAATTCCAGATATTGACGAAGCGACGCCGGTTCTGCGGCGACATTCAAATCAGCGCCGGCCGCGTCTGTTCCAAAGTAGGCGTAGGCGTAAATAGCGTAGGCCAGGAAAGCAATCGTCGTCAGGCTTGCAACTGCTGAAAATTCTGTCCGACGCTGCCGGAATTTGGCCCTTCTGGAGTCGGCATTTATGAATTCTATGCTTTGAGCAATTGCACGATTCGCTTCCGCAACTCTATAGTAGGCAATCGCAGACAATGCGACGAGAGATACCTTCGCTATGCGTACATTGACATCAGAGAGCAGCGGAGGCGGATCTTCTTCGCCAAACCAGCGATAGCGCTGAGAGGCATCAAGTCGATAAATGGACTCCGCCGCCGCCAGAAGCGGATTGCTTCTGCTCGCCTCCGCTCGAAAGGAAGCTGGATGAGACGCGGAAAACCAGTCGATGGGAAATTCTTCGCCAACTGATTCGTCGCGCACAAAAACATGATCGCCCTGGCGCACGGATTCGGCCCGCACCACTCGTCCCTGGCGATCGGTAAGGAAGGGCATTTCTGAACTCTGCTGTGCAATCAAGCGCACCGGGATTCCAGAAATAGCCGCGAGCAAAACGATTGTAGCTATTGATATGCGCGGCGCTGTCTTGGCCATTCGATTGCCTCGCTATTCACCGTAGTAGTTTCTGCTCCTCGAAACTGAACCCGTTCGATCCCATCGCGCAGGAAAGTGCGGTAGCTTCGAAATTGAACCCAGCGTCCGACCTTGAAATCAGGCGGGTGCGGTCTAACGTACACCTCCATCAATGGCGGCGCACTGGCCCGGGGCGCCATTTGTATCGCGGCAGCGTGTTCTGGCAAGGGTCGACACTCTTCCACATCGTCTACAGCGGCGGATCCCTGTCCAAGCAGACGAAAAGCCAATCCAGCGGCAAGGAGCCAGCCGCCGAGGCCGGCGCTTATGATCAGAAATCTTGTCATTTATTTACAAATACCGAAAAAGAAGCAAAGCACCAGGAGTCCCAGATCCTCGCCAAATGGGTTTTCCGGTAATTCAGACCAGTCGCGCCAGGTATTTTTTGTAAATTCGAAGTCTGACAGGTATACATCGTATTCCAGCGATGCCATCTTCTGCGCGATTACCTGAGCCCAGAGCGCTGCGCCCGCGTTATTGGGATGGATACTGTCTTGGTAGAGTTCATTTCTGCCGGCCCAATCCAGGCCTGGATGCCGAAAGTAGGGCTCCATCGAAACATATTCTACCGTGCGTCGGTTCGTCCCGGGAATCGGAACACCCTGCACGATGTAGTTCTCCTGCATTCTGCGGCCGAGCATCACGATCATAGCCGAAACCGCCTTATCCTTGTTGGGCAGGGCGAACATCACAGCCCAGCCGGTTTCGTAGCGCGGCGTTTCCTGGATCAAATTCCAGAAGTCCATCCAGGGCATGCCCGGTTTTAGCCGGTCAAAGTAGCCATTGAGGCCTCTTTCATTCCGGTGCTGGAAGCGTGCTGCCGGATCCTCAAAGAGCCCGGTGAGGCTTGAGTTCATGCCCAGGAATCGACCCAGGGAGAGATCAACGCCCCGGCAGAAGCGCATCAGATCGGAGTTATATTGGACAAAAGGAATGATTCCGCGGTTGAAGCCCGTATAGCCTAGACGATCGTAGAGCCAGCCACGATATTTGTTGATTGCATCAAAAAATGGTTTTGCCGCGGCGCTGATAACCTTTTGAAGCGCTCCGCCTACCGAGCAAACAAGCCCCGTGCTGGCATTCAACACCTCGACGTCTTCGGTATATGCTCCGCAGAACTGTTCGATTAGATTTGGATCATCGAGCGAAAGTTCGTCAACCACGTTGGACGCCCTGTACGGATGATAGCCGACCAGCAGCACCGTGCGTCCATTCTGCTGCAGCAAAGCAATCATGCGTCCAATGTTGTTCAACGACGCGTTGACCTGATAGTGGGCATAGTGTGGATTGATGTAGCCGGGGATCGACCGGCCATAGCGGAATTCGTTGCCGCCAATTTCCATGATCACCCGTCCCGGCGTCGAATCGCGAAAGCGCTGTACGGTTTGGGGCGTGGCGCCCGTACCCAGGCAGCCCTCCACCCACTGTCGCTGGTTGAAGGCGACATTGCCGCTCACGGATGTATTTAAAATGCGCCAGGCGCCGCCGGTGCGCGGCGGCGGATTGGTCATGAAGTTTTCCCAGCGTTTCGTTACGATAGCGCCCGTACCGCTGCCGACTCGAAACACCGGACCATAGGGCGCCGCGCCCAATAGTGCGCCGACCGAGTCGCCAATCCACATGGCGTGAAAGGACTCCGGAGGACCGATATGCATCTCTCTGAAATCGCAGCGCCAGGGGCCATCGCCCGCCCAAACGTTGGCTGCGTCCGCCTGCACCTCCCCGCCATCGGGATTTGGCGGTGTTTGTGCGGCGAGGCTCGCCGCTCCAAGCAGGTAGAAAGCGATTGCAAATGTGGCGGTTCTCATATGGACCTCAATTGATCTGAATCTGAAAATGTTCATTTGGCGGCGTCGTACTTGCCGCAAGACAGAGGTATGACATTGGCGATTGCAAGCCGCTCAGCATGGGATCTTCGCCATTTGCAGTCGCGAATGATCGTCCGCGGTCGTAGGCGCTGAGTACCCCGCTGATACCGGGGTTGGTAAACATCTGAACGGTAAAGGGACCATCGCCTTCGGTACGCACAAATGCGGCGACACGCCCACTGGCAAAGTTCAAGAGTAAACTGCCGGGGTCCGCGGATGACCAGAGCACGCCCGTTGCGATTAAGTTTGTCGGATTCACTTCACACGGAGAAGTCTGGCTGCCCAGCCAGAGTATTCCAGCAATTGCCGCGCCATAAGCAATATCCTGGTCCTCGGGAACAGTGGGGGTGCAGCGCAGGAAGTCGCCGCTCAATGCGAACAGCGCCGCCGCTGTGGCGAGCTTCTGTAACCGGCGCAGCATGGCTCAGTTCACCAGCACCTGAAAGGGCAGGGCCCCGGCCATGATCTGTACTTCGAAGCACAGATTGGCGACAGCCGCCGGAAGCGGCTGCGTCGGGTCGTTGGCAAAAGCGCCGACGAGCACAGGGTTCGTGTACAGGACAACACGCGCCGTAAAGCTTCCGCTGGTAGTCACAGTGATAATCGCTGGACCGCTGGTGCTGATCATGAACAGGGCCCCGCCGGCAAAGGGGGTCAAAACACTGCCCGGCGTACTGGAATCCCAGGTTGAGCCCACGGAAAGCTGGTTGAAGCTCTCGCTGGCGCAGGCCGGGGTATTGCCCAGAGCGGTGCGCAGCGCGAGGGCAAACGTCAAATTGCGTACGTCTTCGGCCGCCTGGTCTTCTTTTTCTTCTGCGAACGGCAAGCAGCCGGTCAAAAGCAGGATGCCGACGACTGCAGCGTGGAAGCGTCGCTGCACAATAGCATCGCGCTCTTTTTTCAAAGCGCCTCCAATTGCTTTAGGTACATCAATCATATTTTCACTACATAAAATAATACCGTTCCACTATTTGCAATATCCAAAGAAAAAGCATGCGATCAGCAGCGCCAGATCCTCAGCATAGGGGTCGATCGGCGCTTCGGACCAGTCGCGCCAGTTGTTTTGAGTAAAATCAAAATCGTTGAGATAAATGTCATAGTCCAATTGGCGCATCTTTGCTGACAGGACATCGGCCCAGAGCTGAGCGCCGGCCGCATTTGGATGAACATCATCATGATAGAGCTCATTGCGGCCGGCCCATTCTACATACGGGTGCTGGAAGTAGGGCTCCATGGAAACATATTCGACCGTCCGTCTCGAGGTGCCTGGGATCGGGACGCCCTGCGCCACATAGTTTTCCTGGATTCGCCGGCCAAGCATCACGATCATTGCTGATACAGCCTTGCTCTTGTTGGGCAGGGCGTACATCACAGCCCAGCCGGTTTCATAGCGCGGAGTTTCCTGAATCAGATTCCAGAAGTCCATCCAGGGCATGCCGTGTTTGAGCCGGTCAAAGTAGCCGTTCAGGCCTTTCTCATTGCGCTGTTGAAATCTTGCTGCGGGATCCTCAAAGAGCCCCGTCAGGCTGGTATTCATGCCCAGCAGACGCCCCAGGGAGTGGTCTACGCCGCGGAAAAAACGCATGAAATCGGAGTTGTATTGAACAAAGGGAAACAGACCGCGTTCAAAACCGCGATAGCCGATGGTATCATAGAGCCAGCGGCGCTGCTTGTTGATCAAATCAAAAATTGGATTCGCTATTGCGCCCACAGCATCGAGGAGCGTTCCATTAATAGCGCAAACAAGGCCGCCGGCGGCGCTGATAACTTCAAGACCCGGCGTATTAACGCCACAGAATGGCTCCAGCAGGCTGGTTTTGGGCGCGATGTCTCCAACCACGGTCGACGCAGAATATGGATGATAGCCAACGAGCAGCACAGTACGCCCGTTTTGCTGCAAGAGGGCTATCATTCGGCCAATATGGTTGAGGATGGCGTTCAATTGATAGTGAGCATAATGCGGATTGATGCCAACCAGAGGGACGCCGTCGCGAATGTCATTTCCGCCAATCTCCATAATGACCCGGTAAGGCGCCGTTCGATCGAAGTTGCTGCGCGCTTGAGCCGGAGCATTGTCGCCAAGGCAGTCCTCGATGAATTTCCGCTGAATGGAGGCGTGCTGGCCGGGGATGGCCGTATTCAGGATGCGCCAGACGGGTCCGGTGCGCGGCGGCGGATTGGTCATAAAATTTTCCCAGCGCTTGTTGACAATGGCGCCCGTACCGCTGCCGACACGCCACGCAAGTTGTGAAGCCGGCTCCACGCCATGCAAGGCGCCCACCGAGTCGCCAATCCACATGGCGTGAAAGGAATCGCGCGGACCAAGGTGCATGTTGTCAAAATTGCAGCGTAAAGCATTTTCTGCGCCATAGACTTGTGCAGCGTCGAGCGGTAGATAACCGCCTTCAGGCAGCGGCGCGGCAGCCGCCGCTGCGCTGAAGGCGCAGACAGCGAAGGCACAAAGTGCGATGCGTGGATTCATATTTATTCCTCTTGAGCAAGCAACCTTTACAAATATTCAATTGATCTGGATCTGAAAAGCCGCTGGCGGTGTACGTTTCTGGAAGACCAGAAAGCAAACCGTGGCCGGAGCTCCGCTGCTAATCGCCAGGCTGGGATTTGGGCCGTCATTCGGCCCATAGGAATCGCGTATCGTAGTGGTGTTGTATATAGCTTCAATATCGCCGACGGCGCTGGCCGCGGTGGTCATGTTCACTGTGTAGGGCGGCGCCGCTGTGGTTTGCAGATAAACTACTGCGAGGTCCGCATTCGATCCTAGGTGCAACTGCAGCTTGTCTCCCGCCTGCGTCGAATCCCAGAGCACGCCGCCAGGAACTTGAACGACGCGAGACGGCTCCCGGTCGCAGGGAGTAGTAATTGCATAGTATAACATGAACGCATACACCATGCGTATCGATTCATTTGATTCGTCCGTGGCCTTTGCTTGCGGACTTTGATCGCCCAGGCAGGCGCTCAAGTTTACAAGCCCAGTCCAGAGCAAGAGCGCTGTGGCATATCGCCCGCCGCGATGGACCCGGTTCACGGATCGGCGCCCTGTAACTCGCCGCGTCGCCGCAGCTCGTCGCTCACCTGGCGGTAGAGGGCGAGCATGTTCTCTGTCGACTTTTGCATTTGATCGGCGTCCAGGCCGTGGTCCGTAAAGCCCGGCATATCCGCGATCTCATGGGTCATGATGGCGCTGTTGGCGCACATATAGCGCACACGATAGAGAAAGGGCACGGGCAGCTTCGGTAGTTGTTTTGTTACATCGGCGATCAGTTCCTGTTGTAACGATTCAAAGGTCGTTCCGTCTTCCTGCCTGGCGTACTCCATTGTGCTCACCATATCAGCGGCCATCATTTCCTGAAACTCCGGTTCGTAAAATCCCTCTGTATAGCGGTCGTACATAGCGTACTGAATCGCTTCCCTTTCTCCGGCGATCAAAGCGTACGGTCCCTCTGTCGGAAAGAGAGTGTCAACAAGCTGGATCGGGACGACATCGGGCGATGGACGCGTTGCCAGCAGCGCAAGTACTGTGGGCACAAGCGCGCTGTCGTCGGGATTTTCCATTGGTATGCATCCCACAAATAGAAGCGCACTGAGCGCAGCAGCTCTCCAGCGATTCATCGCGACCTTTCTCCTTGCTTGATGAGTTTCCGAATCACATGTTTATCTACAGTACCGGGAGCAATAAAGCGGATGCCAAAGCCCGGCGGTTTCTGGAACAGCCCTTGCGGATTGCTCCACATGACCTGGCCACGGAGCGCGGCGGAGTTCTGGTCAGCCGAAAGAACGACGGCCAACTCGGTCTCTGGCGCCGGCGGGGCGGCCATAGCCAGATAGGCGCCGTCGCGGGAAACATTCAGCATATTTGCCGGTTGCTTTCTGCCATCGACTTCAACCGCGCATTGCAGCGAGATAACATAGCGTTTCGGGAAAACAAGCTTCAAGAATTGGCGAATCGCACGGCGGGTGGCCGCGCTTGTATAAAAACGCAGGCCAAGGCCGTCGGGGTCGATGCGCGCAACTTCGGCGCTGATATTCAGTGTGAGGCCATGATGAAGTTGCAACTCTACGCGCTGCTTCTGAGCGATGGCATACTGCTCAGCGGCATTTGCTGGCAGATTGACGTAACAGCCGAGCACGCTCAGGTCGCGAGTTGTCGCTCGCTGATCGCCAATCAATAGTCCGGTCTGAATCAGTTGTCTTGGCCGGCGACGGAAACCGCGCCAGCCAGCGTTCAGGTAGGGCGCCGAAATGTCGCGCTGCAAGAAATAGCCAAGCAGCAGCAGGGCCGCGGCCGAACGAACGATTTCACCGCTGCGTGCTACCGTCGGCGCCGCCAGAAAAAGGGCAAGACTGTAGCCCATCAAGACTCCAGCGTGAATCAGGAAGGCAAAATATCCCCATCGCCTGACACGCAATAGACAGAAGGCGACAACCGGCGCAGTAAGAAACAGGACCAGCGCCAGCAGGGAATAGGCGGCGAAGAGCGACCTCCAGTTTGCGCTGAGGGCGGCCAAACTGTAGAGGAGGTTGGCGACCGGCAGCAGCAGATAGACAATTCCGGCCAGTTTCAGGCCCGGCGGCGTTTTGATTCGAGCTGCAGAGCTTTCGTCTGCCTGCGGGCCCAGCAGCGGCCGGCGTTGAAAGAGGGTAAGGGAAACGGCCATCCGGTCGATCCTCCGCTTCCCTTTTTTTTTTTTTCAAGCAAATTCTTTGGTTTTGGAGTTTCAGGCCAGCGGCGAGTCTGTCTCATCCTGCCGCATTCCGGTTTATGCCCGCCTCCCGCCTCCCGCCTCCTGCGCCCGGCGTCGGCGGCACGTTCAGTGGCGGAGTAAGAGGCTGATAATGGCAACGGTCGCTCCGACCTGCCCAATCCAGAAGAGGAACATCCAGCGCAGCTGCGACACATGGAGCGCGGCGATCCTGGCGTCCAGCTGCGCCATTCGGGTCTCCAGGTCGCCTCGCGTTCGGGCCAGCTCTACACGAACCTCGGAGATTTCCTCTTTCAGCTCTACGCGAACCTGGGAGATTTCCTCTTTTAGCTCTACGCGAACCTGAGAGATTTCATCGCGCAGCTCGGTTTTGGCTTCCAGGACGACCCTGTGGAAGCGCTCTTCGACCTGACGAACGACGTCGATTTCCTGATTCTTTGCGATTTCGTTCAAACCCTGAACAAAATCATCGTAGGAATCGCCAAAGGCCTCGCGAACCCCTCGGCCAAAATTTACCACATGGGTCATTGAAGTCAGAATAGCGAGGCCGCCGCAGGCAGGTCAATCCGGAAGCTGTGCGAATGGTAGAGCGCGGACAGCTGATTGCCATCGGCCAGCGACACACACTGCTATTGGAGGTCGCTGACCGAGGGATCCCGAGGCGCGAAGGGCTACTTGAAATCGATATCGAAGCTGATTCCAGTTTCGATGCCGGCCAGGGTCTCGTGCTGTTCTTTGCCGTAAACTGCGAAGTCTCCCAGCACATCGCCGGAAGGCAGCAGCGTTGTGCCATAGACCGTACCAATAGGCGCTGGCCCGCGCAGACCGGTGAAAGTTGCCAGGGTGATGTAATTGGCGTAACTGCGAGTGTAGCGTTGCTCCCGGTAGCCAATATGCCAGCGCAGCGAGTCGCTCTCGACTTCAATTCCCAGTGCGTATTCGCGCATGGCCAGCCTTGCATTGTACTGTATCGCCGAAGCGGACAGCGAAAAGACGGAGTTACTGACGCTGCCGCTTCCGATCAAACCGGCGCCGCGATCGATCTCCAGCGGGCTGGCGATGGTGACGGTTGGCATGGAACGAAACTCGGCAAGCAAGGAAACGCGATCCTTATTGCTGCGCTGACCGGCGAGCGGCAGGCGCAGAATCAAGC of the Leptospirales bacterium genome contains:
- the ccrA gene encoding crotonyl-CoA carboxylase/reductase, with product MAIESVPIGTLPPPGEAPQKMHAQLIRPSRYGEPVKAFQQELIDVPEIAADEVLVAVMAAGVNYNNVWAAMGYPVDVIGARNKKGEKEEFHIGGSDASGIVYKIGADVKSVKVGDEVVVHCGIWDRNDPWVKAGKDPMLAPSQLIWGYETNWGSFAQFCKVQGHQCLPRPRHLSWEESAAYMLVGATAYRMLHHWQPNSVQPGDVVLIWGGAGGLGVMAIQIVKAAGGIPIAVVSSDDKIEYCKRLGAAGCINRNKFKHWGALTSDINKPEVFVEWTKAAREFGKAIWEIAGKGNNPRIVFEHPGESTIPTSVFVCETGGMVVICAGTSGFNATADLRYLWMRQKRLQGSHFANDENCKGLNDLVLQKKVDPCLSRTFKWEETGECHQLMRENKHPHGNMAILVGAREAGQGRS
- a CDS encoding type II toxin-antitoxin system HicB family antitoxin translates to MVYHFKTRRSKDGFWAECIELEGCRTQANSREVLERNAKEALDLYLNEADDSRILFAAPRRRLAGRNIFAVAVDPKIAFAQALRQTRIRRGLSQKQAARMLGMKNLYSYQRLESPRKANPALLTLARVKEVFPEISLDHVV
- a CDS encoding PilZ domain-containing protein; amino-acid sequence: MAVSLTLFQRRPLLGPQADESSAARIKTPPGLKLAGIVYLLLPVANLLYSLAALSANWRSLFAAYSLLALVLFLTAPVVAFCLLRVRRWGYFAFLIHAGVLMGYSLALFLAAPTVARSGEIVRSAAALLLLGYFLQRDISAPYLNAGWRGFRRRPRQLIQTGLLIGDQRATTRDLSVLGCYVNLPANAAEQYAIAQKQRVELQLHHGLTLNISAEVARIDPDGLGLRFYTSAATRRAIRQFLKLVFPKRYVISLQCAVEVDGRKQPANMLNVSRDGAYLAMAAPPAPETELAVVLSADQNSAALRGQVMWSNPQGLFQKPPGFGIRFIAPGTVDKHVIRKLIKQGERSR
- a CDS encoding type II toxin-antitoxin system HicA family toxin, yielding MLALYKRAGWSILRQRGSHVVVGKGVERETIPMHKELKRGLERALLKRLESSSGK